From one Plantibacter flavus genomic stretch:
- a CDS encoding ThuA domain-containing protein encodes MKALIASGSGRYADPWHPYARTSPLIAEVLETAGFAVEIDEDVDRAMTRLEGVELLVVNAGDPWRSEDQGRAPAAAIDGFAEALGRGIGVLAMHAALASLRDYPDWAPTIGALWLPGVSWHPPMGPTVVRGLASPDGAALGDIPVDDEQYLRLQPVGRSTTVAEHEVDGERFPAVWVREVGPSRVAVDALGHDERSYASAEHRALLATLARWVARAPSA; translated from the coding sequence GTGAAAGCACTCATCGCATCGGGGAGCGGTCGGTATGCGGATCCGTGGCACCCGTACGCGCGCACGAGCCCGCTCATCGCGGAGGTCCTGGAGACGGCCGGCTTCGCGGTCGAGATCGACGAGGACGTCGATCGTGCGATGACGCGACTCGAGGGCGTGGAGCTCCTGGTGGTCAACGCAGGCGACCCGTGGCGGTCCGAGGACCAGGGTCGAGCGCCCGCTGCCGCCATCGACGGTTTCGCGGAGGCGCTGGGTCGGGGGATCGGTGTCCTCGCGATGCATGCGGCGCTCGCCTCGCTGCGGGACTACCCGGACTGGGCGCCGACGATCGGGGCGCTGTGGCTGCCCGGCGTGTCCTGGCATCCGCCGATGGGCCCGACCGTCGTCCGCGGCCTGGCGTCGCCCGACGGCGCGGCGCTCGGCGACATCCCCGTGGACGACGAACAGTACCTGCGGCTGCAACCCGTCGGTCGGAGCACCACCGTCGCCGAGCACGAGGTCGACGGCGAGCGGTTCCCTGCGGTGTGGGTCCGCGAGGTGGGGCCTTCGCGCGTCGCCGTCGACGCACTCGGACACGACGAGCGGTCCTACGCCTCGGCGGAGCACCGTGCACTGCTCGCGACGCTGGCACGGTGGGTGGCCCGGGCGCCGTCTGCGTGA
- a CDS encoding O-acetylhomoserine aminocarboxypropyltransferase/cysteine synthase family protein yields MHERDRGGFSTRQLHAGGAPDAPLQPRALPIYASAGFVFADFDEAEQRFGPDPGGYSYSRVGNPTIDAVERRLAALEGGVDALLLGSGQAAVGVALLSLLEAGDHLLTAPSLYEGSRSLFTENFGRLGITTSEVSDPLDADAWARAIRPGTRAIFVESIPNPRNDLTDLRLVADVAHAHGVPLVVDNTFATPYLLRPIEHGADIVVHSASKFLAGHGTVLGGVVVDGGTFDWTAHADRYRHLTSPVAALGGLSHVEADGRAALAAYARASVALRLGPTPSPFNAFLIAQGIETLSLRVQRQSENALALATWLAGRTEVASVDYSGLSDSPFRGLADRYLPDGQGSVFSFTLHGGRDAARTVIDHVGLFTRMTNLGDVRSLILHPASTTHAQRSAEQLAASGIGQGLVRISVGIEDAADLIADLASAFDALPVREPSTSSGAAVTADEAVAA; encoded by the coding sequence ATGCACGAGCGGGATCGAGGGGGCTTCAGCACCCGACAGCTGCACGCCGGTGGCGCACCCGATGCGCCGCTCCAGCCGCGGGCTCTGCCGATCTACGCGAGTGCCGGGTTCGTGTTCGCGGACTTCGACGAGGCGGAGCAGCGGTTCGGTCCGGACCCTGGTGGCTACAGCTACAGCCGGGTCGGCAATCCGACGATCGACGCCGTCGAGCGCCGTCTCGCCGCCCTGGAGGGTGGTGTGGACGCGCTGCTCCTCGGCTCCGGACAGGCGGCCGTCGGCGTCGCCCTGCTCTCCCTGCTCGAGGCCGGCGACCACCTGCTCACCGCGCCGAGTCTGTACGAGGGCTCGCGCAGCCTCTTCACGGAGAACTTCGGTCGGCTGGGTATCACCACGAGCGAGGTCTCCGATCCGCTCGACGCCGACGCCTGGGCGCGTGCCATCCGACCCGGGACGCGCGCGATCTTCGTCGAGTCCATTCCGAACCCACGCAACGACCTCACGGATCTCCGTCTCGTCGCCGACGTCGCCCATGCGCACGGGGTCCCGCTCGTCGTCGACAACACCTTCGCCACGCCCTACCTCCTGCGTCCCATCGAGCACGGCGCCGACATCGTCGTCCACTCGGCCAGCAAGTTCCTGGCGGGGCACGGCACCGTTCTCGGCGGGGTCGTCGTCGACGGCGGCACGTTCGACTGGACCGCTCACGCGGACCGCTATCGTCACCTCACCTCACCGGTCGCCGCGCTCGGCGGGCTCAGCCACGTCGAGGCGGACGGGCGTGCAGCGCTGGCAGCCTACGCACGGGCATCGGTCGCGCTGCGTCTCGGCCCGACGCCGTCGCCGTTCAACGCGTTCCTGATCGCACAGGGCATCGAGACGCTGTCACTCCGCGTCCAACGGCAGAGCGAGAACGCCCTCGCCCTCGCGACGTGGCTGGCGGGACGGACCGAAGTGGCCTCGGTCGACTACTCGGGGCTCAGCGACAGTCCGTTCCGCGGCCTGGCGGACCGGTATCTGCCGGATGGACAGGGATCGGTGTTCTCGTTCACCCTGCACGGCGGACGGGACGCAGCACGGACGGTCATCGACCACGTCGGCTTGTTCACGCGGATGACGAATCTGGGCGACGTCCGGTCGCTGATCCTCCACCCGGCCTCGACCACGCACGCCCAGCGTTCGGCCGAGCAGCTCGCGGCGAGCGGCATCGGCCAAGGACTCGTGCGGATCTCCGTCGGCATCGAAGACGCGGCCGACCTCATCGCGGACCTCGCCTCGGCGTTCGACGCCCTCCCGGTCCGGGAACCGTCGACGAGCTCCGGCGCGGCCGTCACGGCGGACGAGGCGGTCGCCGCGTGA